GCAGGCACATCAATACACCACAGCTCCGAGCTATACTGCTGGCCCTGCAGTCTTTCCTTCCACATCTGAAGGTAAGACCTGTCCTGGTGAGAATGGACAACACCACAGTGGTGGCTTACATCAACCATCAGGGTGGACTGAGGTCCCACTGCCTCCATATTATGGCACGGGAGCTCCTTCTCTGTGCTCAGGGACGTCTAGCGTCTCTACGCGCAGCACACGTACCTGGCATACTAAATGTGGCAGCGGATATGCTCTTGGAGGGCCCGTCACCTTGGGACTGGAGCCTACATCCCCAGGTGGTGCAGTGCCTGTGGGACAAGTTCGGGAGGGTGCAGGTGGACCAGTTTGCCTCCCTGGGCAATGCACACTGCCCCCTGTGGTACTCCATGTCAGAGCCACCAGGGCCTCCGGGCTTGGATGCTCTGGCTCACGATTGCTTACGCATCTCCCCCTTTTCCCCTGATCCAGGCTGTGCTGGACAGGACCAGGATGGCAGTACATCGTCTGCTTCCGGTGGCCCCATATTGTTCCAGACAACTCTGTTTCAGCCTTCTGCTGTCCCTGTTTGGTACACCTTGGCAACTTCCCCTGAGACCGGACCTGCTGTCTCAGGTCGGGGGAACTCTGTGGCATCCGAGGCCGCACCACCTCAGTCTGTGGGCTTGGCCACTGAACGGCACCAATGGTCTATGTTAGGACTACAGGAGGGTGTAATAAACACCATGAAGACCCCAAGTCATGTGGGGTGCAGTATGTTCTCCAATACCTGCAGTCTCGCTTGGATGAGTGCTTGGCAGCCTCTACACTGAGAGGGTATTTGGCTGCTATATCTGCCTGCCATGCGGGTTGGATAGACAGGCCAGTGGGGCACCATCCCTTGTTCTCCATGTTTATGAAGGGAGTTTGTTGCACGTGTCCAGCTAGGACCCGCTAGGACCCGCTCAATGGCGATCTGGATGTGGTCTTGGCAGCTTTGGCAAAGCCGCCTTTCGAACAATTGGAGTCTGCCTCCCTGAAACACCTCTCTATGAAGGTGGTATTCTTGGTAGCGATATCTTCCGTGAGGGTGGGTGAGCTCCATGCTCTTTCGTTAAGTTCTGAGTGCTACCGGATGGACCCTGTGGGGAGGAGTATATATCTCTCCTCCCTAACACTTCATTCCTCCCGACGGTTCTGTCACAGGTATGTGAGCATCCCTTTATATACTGTCTGTTTACGAGTCCCCCGGCAGTGGCAGGGGAGTCTGGGCCTCCCTCTGGCATGCTGTGCCTTAGGCAGCCTGTCACCTCATATGTGGAGCGGACACGGTCAGTGAAAACAACAGACCAGCTCTTTGTCTCACTGGATCGTGGACATGATTACGACAGCGTACCGCCTGGCTGGCAGGCCAGTGCTGGGATCTGTGGTGGCACATTCGACACGAGGTGTGGCTGTGTCCTGGGCTCTACTGAGACAAGTGCCCCTCGCTGATATCTGTGCTGTGGCCAGCTGGGCTTCCTCTGTACCTAGCAAAGATGCAAATCGGGTAAATGTGGCACCTCCCTCTGTGGTTGGTTCAGCGGTCCTGGGTGTCGCCTCCCCTTCCAGGGATTGTGCCGGGACACCCCTTCCACATTGACGGCCCCTGCCTCTCGGTCCCACGCTGGACTTTGCCGCTGGCTGGCCAGGTCCCTCTAGCACTGACTAATCTGGTACGGGTATACCAATATATTGGTgtgatccaatatagtgaaacCTAACAAAGGTTACAtatgtaaccacggttatgtgagctatatGGATCAATCTGTAAATCCTCACCTCGGATGTATCCCTCCGCCACGGAGTGATGCATTACCAATATATTAGAGTGATCCATATAACTCACATAACCATGGTTACATATGTAACCGTCGTTCTTCTACATGCGGAAAATGGGAGACCCTGGATAACGTGTTTTTTAAATGCTTATTTGATAGTGAAGGACACATTCAACACATCAAATTGTAACGTTAAGTGTTGTTCCTAGAGCTATTGGATATGCCTCTTGTTTGGAAACGTTATCTTGGTGAAACTGAATATTTTAGATTTGGTTTATCTAGGATGCTTGGCTTCCGCAACGAGCCGTCTGCAATGGCTAGTTGCGGGCCGAAGCAATTGCCCGAGCGTGATGTTACTAACATTAGTGTGGTGTTTCATAGCTTCAAGGCTAGCTAGCTGAACTGGTAACTTGCCATAGTTAACACAGGCAAGGTTATTTATCACACTCTTATTCATTGAATATTCACTCACAACCCAGTGTAAAGGAAGAAACCCGAAGCGTGTCTCCTCATTGTCCGAAGCCTAACGAATCTGAAGAACCGCTGGGTACGGCTATGGAGGAGACTTTGCCTGGAAATTGTAAGTAAAGTTAGCCACCGCTGGCCAATTAATGCGTTAACTAAATGGCATGTAGTAACTATCATTAGAAGTTGCTAGCTAACTGAGAATTCTCCCTTTCATGTAAATGAACCATATCATAACCATATCACCACTTGTTCTCAGCAGATGCAAGTGTGAAAGCTGAAAATGCGGTGTCTGAAGTTGTCATCACaaaagagatggaggaagaggagatgcAGTTggtggagaaaggagagaaaaaagAAGAGGAGATTATGAAAAAGGTTTCTTTGTTCAAATTTTTTTTGAACATATTTGAAAACTATTGATCTTGTTTGGCAAGTGTGGATGTTGTTAATGCCTAACATtggcatttttgtatttttttactaGGCTCGAGAAGCTCAGAAGAAGGAAACTCATGACATTCGCTTCAAGAGACTGCAACACTTGCTGGAGAAAAGTAACATATATTCCAAATTCCTTCTTACGAAGATggaacagcagcagcaggaggtaAGTCTAATACCAGTGCAAAGGATATTAATATTAGAAGTAGCCCTTGCACAGCATATTGTACAACTACTTATCCTGTTACAGCTCATGGGTGAACAAATGCAAATGACCACAGTAATGTACCTTGGCTCCTTAGCCCTGATCTTCCCAGTCCCCTTCTGTGGTCATGTAGAACTCTGCTCTAGCTATCCCTAATTGCTTTCTGTCTCATGTTTGATGGTCAGAAAATGCATGGAAAGGCAATGGTCAAATCTACCCAAGGAGTGTGAGTCTTTGAAAAGCTGTGTCTAACTGTACATTTTCCCTGTAAACTCAGGAAATGCTGAAGAAAGAAAGACTGGTAAAGAAGGCAGAGAAGGTGAGTGAGTTTTATTTTCTTTGAGTCGTTCAGTTACAATTACTGCCTGCAGGTCCTTAATCACTAACCTTATCAACTTTTCTGTCACAGAGCATTGGCAAGAAGGCTGGGAGAGGTAGGCAGCACTTGTGTTCTGTTACTTTGCATCCATGACAATTGAGTTCCTCTATAGTTGATGTGGAAACAGTTTAGTGACAATTTCCAACTTAAGTTTCTTTGTTTTTTTcagttgaaaaaaataaaagggagagagaggaagactaTAAAATTGCTGATGTCATGTCTAAAGAGGTAAACGGTGTCTCAACATATAAATCAAGGCCTATTTCACTATTTGACATTTTTTAACATGTTATTTTTTTGGCCATGTTTTTGTTTCAGGAAATTATGTCCAAGGCCAAGAAACGTAAAGTGGAAGAGGAGGTAAAGGACTTGTTTATTCACCGCAAGGGACATTTTTGGACTGATTTACTCTTAAGAGTCAAGAACTTGGAGGGAGTTTTTAGATGTACCGTACCTCAAATGTCAATAATGTATCTGTGTACATGAATAACAGGATGTCCCTTGGATGAAGAAGCTAGAAGCAGAGGACATCGAAAAGATGAGTGACTCCAATGCTGACATCAAGGGGCGTCTGTCGGAGACTGTGAGAGACAATGCCGAGCATCTACTGGACCCAGACAGGAAGGTGAACGGGCAGGCTGTGCCCGCCCAGCAGCCCTTGCTCTTCACTGGGGGAGTCATGAGGTCTTACCAAATAGAGGGTGTGGAGTGGCTCAGGGTGAGTGTGGACTGTTGGTTATGcacatttttcttttgtttgaTCATAGATCATAGATGCAGTATTTCATATCATCCTTGGTATGTTTGTATTTTGTTTTCTCCAGATGTTGTGGGAGAATGGTATCAATGGGATCCTGGCAGATGAGATGGGTCTGGGGAAGACCATCCAGTGCATCGCCCACGTGGCCATGATGTTGGAGAGAAAGGTGATGGGTCCCTTCCTGGTAGTGGCCCCCCTGTCCACTCTGCCCAACTGGATCAACGAGTTCAAGCGCTTTACTCCAGaggtaaaataaaaacaaacactCCTCGCTAAAAATAAGCATTCAAGGTATTACAGAAGTTGTGCTATTGATACAATTTTCAAAGTGAATTCATGCCATGTGTATCACCAATGCAAATTACTGACTTCACTGTTAAATTGTCTTTGTTCATCTTGTGTTGTAAGGTGTCAGTGCAGCTGTACCATGGGCCTGCTAAGGATAGGATGGCATTGTTAAAGCAGATTCGTAAGCCCCAGGGACCTCACAACATGTTCCCTGTGGTGGTCACCTCCTTTGAGATTGCCATGATTGACAGGAAGTTTCTGGAGGTATGCCCAACTCCCCTACTCCTATCATTTCTATGTAGGCTGTAGAAGTTACATGTGTTATTTTTCTGTACTTGGTATTCTGATATAGCTGTTGGTTGGAACTTACGATACTGAGCTCTTATCTATTGAAAGGGATGAGCATAACTTTCCTTTTTGTGCAAATAATGCATTGGTATCAAAGGTAAATTTGCGTGAAAGTTTCTAGTTATGCATGCATCAAGTTGTGCCACCTATTTAACCCATTCAGCCTCTCACTGATAACCCCCTTGCTTTTCCTCCCCAGCGCTTCCACTGGAAGTACCTGATTGTGGATGAGGGCCACAGGATCAAGAACCTGAACTGCCGACTGGTGAGGGAATTGAAGATGCTGCCCACGGACAACAAGCTGCTCCTGACGGGCACACCGCTGCAGAACAATCTAGCTGAGCTGTGGTCACTGCTCAACTTCCTTCTGCCTGAGGTGTTTGATGACCTCAAGAGGTAGGGGACATGTCTGTCTCTACTGTTGGAATGGGACTATATGGAATGTTTTTCTTTAgtctttaaaataaaataaaaagtgtaaTTGCGCTTCACCTATATCTCTACAGCTTTGAGTCGTGGTTTGACATTGACACCATTGGTTCGGATGCAAAAAATGTTGTGGCTAACGAACGAGAGCAGAACATCCTGCACATGCTCCACCAGGTAAGCCCTCAGACTGACTAGCTCTGCAATACACTGGGAAAGATAAAATGGTtaaaccagtaggtagtctataAACTTTCTCTTTCATCTGCAGATTCTGACGCCATTCCTGCTGAGAAGACTGAAGTCTGACGTGACGTTGGAGGTGCCGCCCAAAAAGGAGATTGTTGTGTACGCTCCACTCACTGCCAAACAGGAGTCTTTTTACACTGCTGTGGTCAACAAGACCATCGCCAAAATGCTGGGCCAGGTGAAGGTAAGGCCCTCGGTTCACTGCTACACTGTTGTATAGAATGGCAAATGTATGCATTGCTGACTTTTCAGAGGCCAGACTTTGTTTGAAGGAGCTTTCTAACAGACTTTGACGTGTCAGGTGGAGGCTCCAGTGGTGCTGACGACCGACGGCAGGCCTAAGCGCAGGACCAGGAGGCCTGTGGACTACAAAGAGACTGATGGTGACACGTCCTACGACCTGGAGAAATACCTGGAGAGGGTTCAGAAGGAGGCTGAGCAGAGGTCAGAATTTATCCTACTATGGTAGTGTTCTGTGTGAAGGAAACACTGCGGTGCCCATAGAAATGGGATGATTCTATTTTTATGCTTGTGCCTTTACTCACTAGGGGGTGCACTGGTCATACCAATGATAGTTTATCAAGTCTATCTTTTCTCTGTTATACGACTTGATACATCTGATACACACGTGTCCATGAAGACAAACTACATGATTGTACCAATTCAATATTTTCTGTGAATGTTAAACATTTTAATGTGTGCTCCCTTTTAAAATAAATGAACTAAAGACTAGAGGTTGATAGTTGCACGTGAGACCTCTGCTGGGGCAACTCACTCATTGCCTTTCCCGGTCCTCTCCAGCCCTGCCCCGGTTGTGGATGTGCAGATGCCCCTGGACTCCCAAATCAACCTGAAACTGCAGAACATCCTCATGCTGCTGAAGAGGTGCTGTAACCACCCCTACCTCATAGAGTACCCACTGGACCCGGCCACTCAGGAGTTCAAGGTAAAGGCCCCGCGGGATTGAAATGGCTGTGACCAAATTATGTAGAAATGACATGGCCAATGAATGTTGTTGGTGCATTCGTGATATCTCTCAGCACTGCTAAGTGGAGGCTTTGTCAGAGTGTTTAGGGAGTTAGACTGCCAGTTGGTGTAGCTCGTGTAAATACATGATCTTGTTTCACCCTTTGAATCTCTTTCCATTGCAGATTGATGAGCAACTGGTCCAGACCTCAGGGAAATTCCTAATTCTAGACAGAATGCTGCCAGAGCTGAAGAAGAGAGGACACAAGGTAAACGTCCAAATTCAGTTGTTATAcgtaacttctctgcgctacggatcccttttacggtataattttcctaaacaactgctgaattgcagagcgtgaaatattacaaaaaatatttataatcatgcaatcacaagtgaaatataccaaaacacagcttagcttgttgttaatccacctaccgTGTCAGATttggaaaatatgctttacagcaaaagaaatccaagcttttgtgagtgtatcaatgctagaacagctagccccaaattagcatggtcagaaaagcaataaaatgaatcgcttacctttaatctttggatgtttgcactcacgagactcccagttacacaacaaatgttctttttgttcgataaatattacttttataacaaacgccatttgggttgcgcgctatgttcagaaaaccaaagcctcgttccgttcgacggaaattccaaaaagtatccgtaatggtcatAGAaatatgtcaaatgttttttatagtcaatcctcaggttgtttttaacaaacataatcgataatatttagaccgtaacctattcaataagagaggaaaaagaaaatggatagctacccctctcgcgcacaggaactaatcagaggacacctgactagttttgaaaaatctcgctcatttttcaaaataaaagcctgaaactggtcacagcctgaggaagccattggaaaaggaatctggttgatacccctttaaatggaagaaagacgggccaggaaacacagatttaaaaaatcacgcccgggttagattttctcaggttttcccctgcagaatcagttttgttatactcacagacaatattttgacagttttgggaACTTTGGAGTGTtctctatcctaatctgtaaattatatgcatattctacaatatggacctgagaaatagtccgtttaccttgggaacgttatttaaaaaaaaatatatataatctgacccctagcgtcaagtgATTGATCTTAATCCCCCAAAATGTAACTTGGCCATGAATATGTATTTATTGTAAGATGTTTGTGACCACTTCTGACCTGTTGTGTACCCTGTCGACAGGTGCTGATTTTCAGCCAGATGACGTCCATCTTGGATATCCTAATGGACTACTGCTACCTGCGGGGTTACCAGTACAGCCGACTGGATGGGAGCATGGCCTATCCCGACAGAGAAGAGAACGTGAGTGGTGGCATGGTCTACTCCCCACAATGGAATTATCCTCAAAGCTGTCATAAAGCGCTTATAATTAGGactgcatgattaatataattttGATATTGACATGTGCAATGTTTAAATTGCAAATGTCTGCAATATTTTGAAGCTCCTCTCCAGTGTTTAAGGTGTGATTTTATAGTTTGTTACTTGAGCCGTCTCTCTCCCGCTGCACGCACACACCAAGCCCCAGcccgtcactcaaggagcgcagtTGCTCGCCTTACCCACTTGCTGTTCCTTCCAAGTTCGCTCATCGTCAACGAAACAAAAGCTTAATCACAAAGATGCTGCTTTCCAC
This genomic stretch from Salvelinus namaycush isolate Seneca chromosome 4, SaNama_1.0, whole genome shotgun sequence harbors:
- the LOC120046537 gene encoding lymphocyte-specific helicase-like isoform X1, with amino-acid sequence MSCVKEETRSVSPHCPKPNESEEPLGTAMEETLPGNSDASVKAENAVSEVVITKEMEEEEMQLVEKGEKKEEEIMKKAREAQKKETHDIRFKRLQHLLEKSNIYSKFLLTKMEQQQQEEMLKKERLVKKAEKSIGKKAGRVEKNKREREEDYKIADVMSKEEIMSKAKKRKVEEEDVPWMKKLEAEDIEKMSDSNADIKGRLSETVRDNAEHLLDPDRKVNGQAVPAQQPLLFTGGVMRSYQIEGVEWLRMLWENGINGILADEMGLGKTIQCIAHVAMMLERKVMGPFLVVAPLSTLPNWINEFKRFTPEVSVQLYHGPAKDRMALLKQIRKPQGPHNMFPVVVTSFEIAMIDRKFLERFHWKYLIVDEGHRIKNLNCRLVRELKMLPTDNKLLLTGTPLQNNLAELWSLLNFLLPEVFDDLKSFESWFDIDTIGSDAKNVVANEREQNILHMLHQILTPFLLRRLKSDVTLEVPPKKEIVVYAPLTAKQESFYTAVVNKTIAKMLGQVKVEAPVVLTTDGRPKRRTRRPVDYKETDGDTSYDLEKYLERVQKEAEQSPAPVVDVQMPLDSQINLKLQNILMLLKRCCNHPYLIEYPLDPATQEFKIDEQLVQTSGKFLILDRMLPELKKRGHKVLIFSQMTSILDILMDYCYLRGYQYSRLDGSMAYPDREENMTKFSSDPEVFLFLLSTRAGGLGINLTAADTVIIFDSDWNPQADLQAQDRCHRIGQTKPVVVYRLVTANTIDEKILERASAKRKLEKMVIHKKKFKGGKAELKQTKSCVDVSELMDLLNARDYEKEVKSTKGKVISDKDLEALLDRSDLLDKAKRSSKQKVGVFKVIEAKESSEISLT
- the LOC120046537 gene encoding lymphocyte-specific helicase-like isoform X2; protein product: MSCVKEETRSVSPHCPKPNESEEPLGTAMEETLPGNYASVKAENAVSEVVITKEMEEEEMQLVEKGEKKEEEIMKKAREAQKKETHDIRFKRLQHLLEKSNIYSKFLLTKMEQQQQEEMLKKERLVKKAEKSIGKKAGRVEKNKREREEDYKIADVMSKEEIMSKAKKRKVEEEDVPWMKKLEAEDIEKMSDSNADIKGRLSETVRDNAEHLLDPDRKVNGQAVPAQQPLLFTGGVMRSYQIEGVEWLRMLWENGINGILADEMGLGKTIQCIAHVAMMLERKVMGPFLVVAPLSTLPNWINEFKRFTPEVSVQLYHGPAKDRMALLKQIRKPQGPHNMFPVVVTSFEIAMIDRKFLERFHWKYLIVDEGHRIKNLNCRLVRELKMLPTDNKLLLTGTPLQNNLAELWSLLNFLLPEVFDDLKSFESWFDIDTIGSDAKNVVANEREQNILHMLHQILTPFLLRRLKSDVTLEVPPKKEIVVYAPLTAKQESFYTAVVNKTIAKMLGQVKVEAPVVLTTDGRPKRRTRRPVDYKETDGDTSYDLEKYLERVQKEAEQSPAPVVDVQMPLDSQINLKLQNILMLLKRCCNHPYLIEYPLDPATQEFKIDEQLVQTSGKFLILDRMLPELKKRGHKVLIFSQMTSILDILMDYCYLRGYQYSRLDGSMAYPDREENMTKFSSDPEVFLFLLSTRAGGLGINLTAADTVIIFDSDWNPQADLQAQDRCHRIGQTKPVVVYRLVTANTIDEKILERASAKRKLEKMVIHKKKFKGGKAELKQTKSCVDVSELMDLLNARDYEKEVKSTKGKVISDKDLEALLDRSDLLDKAKRSSKQKVGVFKVIEAKESSEISLT